CGCCCCTCGGCCATCTCTACCTGGCGTGGACCTTGTCAACCGAAAACTCCGCGTTGTTGCCATGGCAAGCAGCACAAGCCTCGGCAAAGGGAGCGGTGTTGACGTAGGCATGCGCGGCGGCGTAGGCGGTGTCGTGGCAAGAAAGGCATGCGGCAGCCTCAGGCTGAATGGGGGTGTAGTAATCGCGCGGGGCCTGGGTAGGCAACAACCCCGACGGCAGCGGCAGTTGGTACGTGCCGGCCTTGTGGCAGGTCACGCAGTTGCGGCGGTCACCGGGGTAGCGAACCTCGTTGTAGTTGTGCGGCACGTTGCCAAAGCCGTACACCGTGAAGTCCCGGGAAAGGTCCTCACCGGTGTGGATCTTGTGAATGAGGTACTTGAAGTGCACCGATTCTGGTGGCTGCTTGTCGGCGGGGCGACGGCCGCGGTCGTCCTTGTTGGCGTTGTGGCACACCACGCATTCCTCAGTCTTGAAGCGTTGGCCGCCGTGCAGGGCGAGCGTATCGTGGCACTTGTTGCAGTTCGCCAGATCCACCACCGCCCGGCGCGGCTGCGGTTGGCTATCGGTTACCGCAAAGTAGTACACGGGGTTTTGCGCCGCCTCCCGCAGGGTTAAGCCGGTCTCGGTGTGGTTATCAATGGTCACGTTGCGGTAGGCATCGGCCGTCACCACCCAGGTGCCACTGGCGTCTGCCGGCAAAGCGTAATTAAAGGTGTACACCGCGGTGTCGCCATTAAAGCTCGCCCCCCGGGCGCTTTCCGTGACATAGCTGGCGTAATCCGTGGTGGGACCACCCAAGTGCAGGTTCAAAGAGTTGAGGCTAGAGGGAGCAACCACGCTGCCGTCGTCCTTGTTGGTCACGCGGAACGTCACCGTTGGCTTTTGCCCGGGGGCAGCGTTGGTTACGGCGAGAATTTCCATGCTCAGACCGCGAAGCTGCTTGGACTTGGTGGGAACCGTGTGAGCTCCCTTAATCGAAGCGTCAAATTCCGACTCACCTTCAGGAACGTGGCAAGATGCGCACGCGTCATCGTTGGCTTGAGGACCCGCCGCGTGGCCTTCGCCAGTTTCCCAGTTCACGTTGTCGTGGCAGGAACCGCAGGCCGTCCGGTTAGGCCGGGTGTACCAAATGTGGGCCTCGCTGGTCCCCTGGTGGCACTTGGTGCAATTGCGGATGTCTTGGGGGAACGCCACGGTGGAGTAATCATTAACCGACTGGTTGAAGCCAATGATCCTGTAGGGCCGACCGGCCTGCACACTGGGAAGGTCCTTGCCCCGGTGGATCTTGTGAATCATCTCCCGGAACTCCACCTTATTGCCGGTGTCGGGATCCAGCGACTGGGTGGCGTTGTGACACAAAACGCAAAGCTTCACCTCCACGCCCGGNNCCCCGCCATGAAGCTGGAGCGGGTCGTGGCAGGAGTTGCAAACGGCGGTGGACAGCCCATCCCACTTGGCGGTTACCGCCTGACCGTCGGGCCGGAAATCGTAAAGCACGTTGGCGTAGTAGTTCTTGCCTAAGATGGCCGTTAAGTTACGGGTGGCGTAAATCCCAAGAGTGTGCGTTTTGTTAGCCGCAAACCCCTCGGGAAGGGCGGTCTTAAAGCGGTACCTGGCCCTGCCTAGCCCCAAATCTTCCCACGTCCCTCCGGAATCCGCCGAAGCCTGCACGGCGCTTTGACCGGTGATGGGGCTCGTTTGGGTTCGGGTGGTATAAGCCACGTAGTCCCGCGCTTCAGGGTTGTAGTAGGCCAAAACAAAGCTAATGGAAATAGCCCCCGGCGTGACCTTCCCCAACCGATCCAGGGGTTGGTCCAGATCATCCACAAAGGTCACTTCCACCACCGGGCGCCGATCCGCGGGAATCGTAACGCTTGCGACCGTAATCTTTAGGCCCGGCCGGATGTACTCCACCTGTTGGGGTGTGAGGTACGCCTCCAACTGGTGGGCCGAGTACATCGCTGGCGCGTTTCCCCGCTCCAGCTTCCGCACCGGTGTACCGGTGTGGCTGCCCACCAGCACGCTGCCGGAAGCCAACAAAGCTAACCCGCACTGAATAAAGGCCATGGCTTGATCCCCCCTTTCCGTCGGGGCTAGCTGCTCGCCCCGTGTAAGCAATGTAACACCATCACATGTAAATTGCAAGAGTGTTACACAGGTAAAACTCGCAGGAAGAACTCGAGCGTCGGCCCTCATTGCATTTTTACGTCAAATCACGCAGCTGCAAAACGAAAGCTTCTGCGCAGGGCTGACAGTCACAGCCCGGTCGCACCCTCGTCCTTGCGAATGCTTGGTTTTACGGCGGCCATTACGAGGTAGTGCGCCGGAGGGTGGTTTGCGGCAAACCCAAAAGCATGGCGGTTTCCTCCGGCACCGCCCAGAACACCAACACGATGGGCAAGGCGTAAGGCACCGCCAGGTTAAAGAAAAACCGCAACACACCCCAGAAGGCCCGGGAAAACTCCGAGTAGTTGGCAACGCTCCAGGCCCCCAGCTGGCTGGCGTAAAACCACTGCGCTTCGGCCACCAGGGACACCACGTGAGCCCCCGCCAGCCAAGCAAAGGCTTTTAACACCCGAAAGCGCGACGAACGGGAGGAAGCCAAAGCAAACCCCAAGGCAAAAAAAGGAATGGTGTTGGCATGAACCTGCAGCAAGGACAGCTGCAGCCAACCCGAGTCGGCGCGAAAGTCCCGCCGCCCAATCACCACGTGGTTTCCCTGGGCTTCCAATACCGGCGCAGTTGAAAACGACACCATGCGGGTAAGGCCCTGCGCCACCCAGCTCACCGCGGCACCGTAAGGTCCTTTCAGAAGCAACCACCCCAGGGCACTGGCACAAAAGGCGTAGGCAAGCCGCCGGAAAAACCGGCGGCGCAGCACACGGAGTTGAGCCGCAGGTTGCGCAGCTTTCCTTGCCGGTGCTGCGCTTCTACCCACGTCCCATCTCCGCCGGCGCCGCCAGCGCCCTGCTCTTCCCGTACTGGGCCCAAACAACCAGCAACGCTACCGCCAAAACCACAATCACCACCTGCCAAATGACGTTGTGAAAGGCCGAAAACCACTCCCGCTTCACCATCCCCAGCACAAAAAGCGAAAGCACCCGCACCAAATTCACCACGTGAATCACCAAAAGACCCAACACCACGCCAAAAGCCTTCCAGCGCCAGCGGGAGGGGAAAGCTAAAATGCCGGAGAGAAGCACGATGCTGGCTTCCAGCCCGTTGCAGCCGTGAAAAATCGCTACGGAAAAACGCGGCGAGCTCAAGGTCATCCCCACCGCTTGCGCTTCCACCCCAAACCAACGCAACACCACCGCCGCCTCTTGGGCAATAAACGCCGTGTAGGGCTCCACCAGATGGTCGTTCACCGGCTTTAAAGCCAAAAGCAAAAACAAAACCGTAAGCCACGCGGCAAAAAGCAGCACAAAGCGTGTGGCCGGCTCCCGCCACAATGCCAGGAAACGCTCGTTCATGAGCGTATTTTACTTCCTCGGTTAAACGACGGCACTTTGCCGGCGCAGGAGCGGCGCTCCCACAGGGAAAAAATGTGGGACCCGCGCTCCGTCGCGGGTCTTCTTTTCTGTTTGCCGCCGCGGAGCAGCGGCCCCACAGCAGGAGCGCCGGCCCCACAGAAGCAAACAAGAAATGTGGGACCCGCGCTCCGTCGCGGGTCGCTTTTCTCTCAGCCGGCGCAGGAGCGCCGGCCCCACATGCGGAGCGGCGGCCCCACAGACAGAACGCTGGTTTCGTAGCGCGATGACTGGACTCGCGTTGAAAGTGATAGGGCTTGAGCACAGCCGTTAAAGAAAAAGCCCCGGGGCTAAGCCCGGGGCGTATGGGAAAGGCCTGTGACGCTACTTGGTTTTGACCGGATCCGGTGGGCGCTGGGGCAGCTTGCGGGGTTCCTTCTCGATTTTCTCCAGGAGGTACGCCACCGCCCTTTCCAGCTGGTTGTCCCGGCCGGCAATGACCGAAGCGGGGTCGTTGTCCACCTCGATGTCGGGATCCACCCCGTGGCCCTCAATGACCCACGAGCCGTCCACGTCGTTGGTGCCCTGCTCGGGCACAAAAACCTGCCCACCGTCAATGAGCGGCCCGTGGGAGGAAATCCCTACCACCCCGCCCCAGGAGCGCTTGCCGATGAGCGGGCCCAGACCTGCCTTGCGGAACATGTGGGGGAAGATGTCGCCGTCAGAAGCTGAGGTTTGGTTCAAAAGGCAAGCCATGTGCCCGTAAAACACCGTGTAGGGGTAGGTGCGGGCCTGGTCGCCGCGGTTGCCAAAGCGCGTGCCCAGGAGCTTGTTGTCCAGCCGTTCGATGATCCACTGGGAGACGTTGCCGCCGCCGTTGGAGCGCACATCAATGACCAAGCCTTCCTTTCGGATTTGCGGGTAGTACCACTTGATGAACTCGTAAATGCCGTCGGCGCCCATATCGGGGATGTGCAGGTAGCCAATGCGACCGCCGGAAAGAGCTGCCACCTTTTCGCGGTTCTCCTTCACCCATTCGTAGTACAGCAGGTTGGACTCATCAAAGATGGGCTTGTAGGTGACCTTTCGCGCTCCTTCGAAACTCGGCTTGCTGTTGAGCGTCAAGGTCACGGGGTCCTTCTTGTGCTGGAGCAAACGGTAAATGTTGTCGTGGGCCTTGAGCTCCACACCGTCCACCGCCAGCACGTAATCCCCAACCCGCGCATCCACACCCACTTCCGAAAGCGGCGCACGGTACTTATCATCAAAGGGATCGCCGGTGAAGATCTTGGCAATGCGGTAGCGGCCGGCCTTTTCATCCAGGGCAAAGCGGGCCCCGGGCAGAGCCACTTGCGGTCTTTCGGGAATTTCGAAGTCCCCGCCTTGAATGTAGGCATGCCCCACGTTGAGCTCGGAAACCATTTCCCCTAAGAGGTAGTTCAAATCGCTGCGGTGCTTGACGTAAGGCAAGAGCTTCTCGTATTGCTGGCCAATGGCTTTCCAGTCGTAGCCGTGCATGTTGCGCACGTAAAAGAAGTCGCGGTAGCGACGCCACACCTCGCGGAAAATCTCCGCCCACTCCTCCTGGGGAACCCGGTACACCTTGAGATCCGCCGTGGACACGGTCTTGGGGTCCTTGGCCTGCGGTTTGACGTCGTAAACCTTGTAGGCCTTCCCCTGCTGCACGAGGACCTTTTTCCCATCAGCAGAAACCGCATAGGACCCCACTTCGCCAACCAGCAGCGATTCCTCGCGCTTTTTCAAATCGTAAATGTACAGACCGGGCTTGGCGTAGGAATCGCGACCGTAAAACGGCGCCCCGCGCTTGATGTACAAAAGGTAGCCCTTCACCGCCGCAAGCCCACCGTAGTTTTCGCCCTCCAGAGGCACTGGCACCACCCTTTGCCCCAAGCCCTCGAAGTCCACCACCACCGTGGGCAACTTCTTCTCGGGTTTGGCCTTGCCTTTTTCTCCTTGCTTGTCGGCTTCCTTTTCGCCGCCTGCTTCCGCTTCGTTCTTTTGCTTTTCGCTTTCTACCTTCACCTCATCGGATTCCGGCGGGAAGGGGTGCTTGCCGTCTTTCTTAAGCACCAGGGCGTAAAGGCGGGTCATGCGGTTGCCGGCAAAGTTCCACTCAACTTGTGAAATTTGCGGGGTAAATTCGCGATCGGAAAGGAAATAGAGGTAGTTGCCCTCGGGATCCCACACTGGCTCCCACTCGTCGAAAAGCTCATCGGTGACCCGGTGGAGTTTCTTCTCCGCCAAGCTGTAAATGTAAATGGAGCGGTTTTCGTTGGCATCGCTTAACGAAAAGGCCAAAAACTGGCCATCCGGCGAAAAGCTGTAGTCCTGCACCCGGGAACGCTCATCCTGGGCGATGAGCTCGTAGGTTTTCTTGGCCACATCCAGGAGGTAAACCTTGCCGTCCTTGTCAGCGAAGGCCAGGTGTGTGCCGGTGGGGGACCATTCGGGAGCGTAAAGCATGGCGGTCAAGCCCTTGGTGAGCTGTACCGGTTTTTCCGAGCCGTCCTGGGCCACCAGGTAAATGTTTTCCTCGCCATCGGCATCGGACACAAACGCCACGTACTTCCCGTCGGGAGACCAGCGCGCCCACTTGTCGTGGGCCCCCGAGCTTTGGGTGAGGTTGCGGGTGGGCCCTTTTTCCACGGGAACCGTAAAGATGTCGCCCCGCGCCACAAAAAGCGCCCGTTCGCCAGCGGGGCTCAAGGCGAAGTCCTCCACGTTCTTGTCGGCCCGATACCAGGAAGGACGGGCCGCCAGGCCATCATCAGGAACGGTGATGGGGATGGCGCGGTCTTCCTTGGTTTGCGTGTCGAAAAGCCGCAGCTCGCCACCGAACTCGTAAACGATGAAGCGCCGGTTGTCCGAGGAGGCCCAGCGCACATCCCAGGTTTTAGAGTGCGTGAGTTGCTCGGTGTTTTGGTTCCTGGGGTCAAAGCTGTAAAGGTTTAAGGTGCCATCCCGATCGGAAACGAAGTAAACCTTGTCCCCAATCCACATGGGGTCCCGCTCGGTGCGCTTGGTGGGGGAAACAGGGGTTAAAGCCAGAGAAGCCAGATCCACGATGTACAGATCCTGAGCCCAGCCCCCTTCGTAGCGCTTCCAGGTGCGGAAGTCGCGGAAGAGCGGCGAGTACACCATCTTCTTGGCGTCGGGAGAAAAATCCCCAGCGCCGGCGGTAGGCATCGGCAGCTTCTCCGGCAAACCTCCGGTGAGCTTCACCGTGTACAGCGCGGTTTCCGTGCGCCCCCCGTCGGCGTCCATGAAGCTTCTAAACAGCACCGCGCTGCCGTCGGGGGTCCAGCCGTAAACCTGGTTGTCGTAGCCGTGCCGGGGCGCTAAAGGTCCTTTGGCCGGGTAATAGGTGAGCTGTTTGGGTTCCCCGCCCTGGGAGGGGATCACGTACACCTGCTCGTCCCCGTCGTATTGCCCGGTAAAGGCAATCCACTTTCCATCGGGGGAAAACTTGGGGAAAAGCTCCTGACCGGGATGAGCGGTGAGGCGCACCGCCAGGCCGCCACCCGCTGGGGCCTTCCACAGGTCACCCGCATAGCAAAAGACCACCTCCCCGCCGTACACATCGGGGAAGCGCAAGAGCTTGGTTTGGGCCAGCAAAAGGTGCGGCAAAAGCCAAAGCGCAAAAAACAAAGCCCAACGACGCATGGTCACCTCCCGTGGCTTGTACGTTCCCGCCCCCCGGAGGTTGCGGGTGGCTGCCACTGCTAAAAGGTCGTGCCGATGGAAAACTGAAAATCGCTGCGCTTTTCGTCCGGGAACGGCTTGAGGTTGACCCCGTAAATGAACCGCAGCGGCGCCTGGAAGATGGGCAGGGTAATCCGCAGCTCCGCCCCCGCGGAGTAGCGCAAAAGCCCCAACTGCCAGCCCTGCTGCTCGTGCCAGGTGTTTCCCACGTCGGCAAACAAGATGAACTTTAACGGACCCCCAAGCTTGATTTGGTACTCCAGGTTGAGCTGCAGGTAGCGGTCGCCGCCCATGCGGGAGCCGTTGGGGGTAAGGAAGAAGTCACCGTTGTCTTTACGGGGTACTACCGAGTAGTAAGAAAAGCCCCGGAGCGACCGCTCGCCACCGAGAAAGTAGCGGTCGTAAAGGGGGATTTGCGAACCGTTGAAGGGCCGGATCCAGCCCGCCTCCACGTTGGCCGCCAAAATGTAGCGGCGGGTAAGGGGGTGGAAAATGGAAAAGCCAACCTCCGGCCGCACGTAGTTGAAGTCCCCACCCAGAACACCACCGGCGGTTCGAATCCTGGCAAAGTAGCTCAGGCCCTGGTTGGGGTCAAAGGGGTCGTCCCTAGAGTCATAGCCAAAGGCCGGGGTAATGGCCGAGGTCACACCGCTGGCTTCTTCGAAATAAAGGTTAGGAGCCGGCATGCCCGGATAAGGAGGTGGCAACGGACGCCGGTGGGGGGCACGGGGCTCACCACCAGCGGGAACCGTGCGCACCACCGCAAACTTGGCAAAGACGTCCTCAAAACCGTAGCTCAAGGAAAAGGTGCCAAAATCCCCCACGCTCACGCCCCAAACCGCCGACAGACCCTTGGCATCGCGGTTTTGCGTGAGCAAATCGTAGCTGGTTTTGTAAATGGAGCCACCGATGAACATCCGTTTGTCCAAGAAGTAAGGCTCGGAAAAGGAAAGGGAATAGGTATCGGC
The genomic region above belongs to Thermoanaerobaculum aquaticum and contains:
- a CDS encoding OmcA/MtrC family decaheme c-type cytochrome, whose translation is PGVEVKLCVLCHNATQSLDPDTGNKVEFREMIHKIHRGKDLPSVQAGRPYRIIGFNQSVNDYSTVAFPQDIRNCTKCHQGTSEAHIWYTRPNRTACGSCHDNVNWETGEGHAAGPQANDDACASCHVPEGESEFDASIKGAHTVPTKSKQLRGLSMEILAVTNAAPGQKPTVTFRVTNKDDGSVVAPSSLNSLNLHLGGPTTDYASYVTESARGASFNGDTAVYTFNYALPADASGTWVVTADAYRNVTIDNHTETGLTLREAAQNPVYYFAVTDSQPQPRRAVVDLANCNKCHDTLALHGGQRFKTEECVVCHNANKDDRGRRPADKQPPESVHFKYLIHKIHTGEDLSRDFTVYGFGNVPHNYNEVRYPGDRRNCVTCHKAGTYQLPLPSGLLPTQAPRDYYTPIQPEAAACLSCHDTAYAAAHAYVNTAPFAEACAACHGNNAEFSVDKVHAR
- the xrtH gene encoding exosortase H; the protein is MNERFLALWREPATRFVLLFAAWLTVLFLLLALKPVNDHLVEPYTAFIAQEAAVVLRWFGVEAQAVGMTLSSPRFSVAIFHGCNGLEASIVLLSGILAFPSRWRWKAFGVVLGLLVIHVVNLVRVLSLFVLGMVKREWFSAFHNVIWQVVIVVLAVALLVVWAQYGKSRALAAPAEMGRG
- a CDS encoding S41 family peptidase, with the translated sequence MRRWALFFALWLLPHLLLAQTKLLRFPDVYGGEVVFCYAGDLWKAPAGGGLAVRLTAHPGQELFPKFSPDGKWIAFTGQYDGDEQVYVIPSQGGEPKQLTYYPAKGPLAPRHGYDNQVYGWTPDGSAVLFRSFMDADGGRTETALYTVKLTGGLPEKLPMPTAGAGDFSPDAKKMVYSPLFRDFRTWKRYEGGWAQDLYIVDLASLALTPVSPTKRTERDPMWIGDKVYFVSDRDGTLNLYSFDPRNQNTEQLTHSKTWDVRWASSDNRRFIVYEFGGELRLFDTQTKEDRAIPITVPDDGLAARPSWYRADKNVEDFALSPAGERALFVARGDIFTVPVEKGPTRNLTQSSGAHDKWARWSPDGKYVAFVSDADGEENIYLVAQDGSEKPVQLTKGLTAMLYAPEWSPTGTHLAFADKDGKVYLLDVAKKTYELIAQDERSRVQDYSFSPDGQFLAFSLSDANENRSIYIYSLAEKKLHRVTDELFDEWEPVWDPEGNYLYFLSDREFTPQISQVEWNFAGNRMTRLYALVLKKDGKHPFPPESDEVKVESEKQKNEAEAGGEKEADKQGEKGKAKPEKKLPTVVVDFEGLGQRVVPVPLEGENYGGLAAVKGYLLYIKRGAPFYGRDSYAKPGLYIYDLKKREESLLVGEVGSYAVSADGKKVLVQQGKAYKVYDVKPQAKDPKTVSTADLKVYRVPQEEWAEIFREVWRRYRDFFYVRNMHGYDWKAIGQQYEKLLPYVKHRSDLNYLLGEMVSELNVGHAYIQGGDFEIPERPQVALPGARFALDEKAGRYRIAKIFTGDPFDDKYRAPLSEVGVDARVGDYVLAVDGVELKAHDNIYRLLQHKKDPVTLTLNSKPSFEGARKVTYKPIFDESNLLYYEWVKENREKVAALSGGRIGYLHIPDMGADGIYEFIKWYYPQIRKEGLVIDVRSNGGGNVSQWIIERLDNKLLGTRFGNRGDQARTYPYTVFYGHMACLLNQTSASDGDIFPHMFRKAGLGPLIGKRSWGGVVGISSHGPLIDGGQVFVPEQGTNDVDGSWVIEGHGVDPDIEVDNDPASVIAGRDNQLERAVAYLLEKIEKEPRKLPQRPPDPVKTK